In Aethina tumida isolate Nest 87 chromosome 2, icAetTumi1.1, whole genome shotgun sequence, the DNA window ATGGAGAATTGTCTAAAGATTCTCCTGAATCAAATACAGACcctcaacaatttcaaaaattgtttttaactgatatttcagtaacCTTTGGCGTAGATTCTGAAGGGTGTACCTCTTTTTCTCGCCCTATTGTCCtcaccactgaatattttttaaaactattaagcttttcatattctttgtacaatttagaagaaaaaagtgctcttgattaatattcattatcaCAAccgtttttaagatatttgagtttaaatatttgagttttaatgtttgaagaaaattaaagtgaacattaaatctgaattatctcaaaaacggctgtGATAACCAAAATTGATCAAGAGCCCTTTTTCCTTCCAAATTGTGCATagaatatgaaaaacttaatagttttaaaaaatattcagtggcgtaaAAAATAGGGCGAGAAAAAGAGGAAAACCCCCCGAAGTCTACGCCACTGTAACAattaggaaaaaattattatactaaattgTGGGCATATATATTAGGATAATACTTACCAAATTTCAACACAATTGGACCAAAGGTtacggaaatatgaaaaaaaaactttttttgaattttaaatttgaagggcTGTATTTCCTTTCAGGAGAAACTTtcgacaaatttttatttagacttTCTTCTTTATTTGACATGTTCTAActgctcccaaattttgatcagttaatatagatatataaTATCAGAGGTAAAGAAGGTTTCTTCTTTCTATATAAATTGGAGGTTAGTTTAGATTTGCGCATGCGCACTTACTGACTTCCTTCAGTTTACTTTGTTCTAAATCCAGATGGcgtagttaattattaattttagtagaaacatcttgtatatttatttatttagcttTTCTAACGGTTAAagcccataaaatatttacaacccATCGAATATTAAtcgaattaatattacttcacacacggaataaatataattttataacaaaaatagtgaacagtgaaaataaatttgtttattaataattaaagccataaacatttttatgtggCTTCCCTTAAtatgaaatcaatattttcaaaatgcaAATAGGCAAACAAATAGTaagttatcatttattttttatttaacaacaaactaaattcctaatattaaatagtacGAAGCTACTACGACTATAATTCCAGTACTAATTGAGGGAGTTTTCTAACTGTATTGTCAAAGTTTCATTTCTTTCCCTTAGCCTCTCATTCTCacatttcaagttttcaatttcGTGCATCAACATTTCCGGTGAAGCTTTCGCAGCTTGAGCCTCGTACATTGTCTGTATCTCCTTTTGCATGTTTTCAATACACACATGGTACTGCTCACATATAGTCTCCAGTCTTTTGACGTATTCCGTACGACTATTCTTTATGTCCTGTCTAGATTTGGCACTGCAGCTGAAATAGAACTTCTCAGAGTCAAGCAACGACTTGTACCCATCCCTTTCGCTGGTTACTATGTTTAGGGACCTTTGAATCATGGCGATGACTTGCTCCTTCTCTTCAGTGTTGCTTTTGAACTCAGCCAGAAGGGTCTGGAACTTTTTCTGATCAAGCTTCGCCATCCTGGCTTCGAACTCGACTCTTTTAAGGTTGGACTCCAACTCAATTTTCTCTGCAGCCAGTGCTAACTCGCGTTGCTGGATCTTTTCCAGTGCCAATTTCAGTTGTTCAGGTATAATCGTCTCAGAGTCAGTCACCGAACAAATCTCACGTGCCACAGAGCACCACTCGTTGAGTCTGTGCTCGTAGTGCATGTTTATGCACTGAAGCTTAAACAGCTCCTTTTCAATCAACTTGTATTTGGTCAGTCGTGACTTCAAATCGTTGAGTTGCTCCTCCAGGATGAGCTTATTCTTAACCAAGTCCTTCCACTTGGCGTTCTCCACCTTCAAAGCTTCTACTTTCTTTTTAAGGACGTTGAACTGCGCCCTCTTGTCTATTATGTCGTTGGCGATGTTTCGGTACTGGGAAAAGAGCGTCCGGTCGTAGTCCAACGTTTTAACCTTCAATCGCAAACGTTGCATGTTGCGCTGCTTCTTCTCCAATTTCTTGATGGCGTCGGCCTGTTTCGACAAATCCTCCtccaaatttttgataattttgtacTGGACTTCGGCCAAATCGTCGGACATCGATTTGGTGTACCCCAGCTTCTTTAATTGGAACTTTAAGTTCAAGATGTGGTACCGTCCCCCATCTTCCCCCACTGTGGAGGAGGAGGACGATGAACTGTCCGACAGGTTGTCCATGTTTCCGAAAGAAAACTGCAAacgtattaaattgtaatcttGATTAATGTAAATTGAGGTTAAGCATTACctgttttatatgtttttatttgttgctgCTGAATTAGGGaccttattatttatattttgtgttataTCTATCACAGAGTAAGTACTATTTGACTCTATGAAGAAAACTTACATGGACAAAATCATATACGAAGGACAATACAAGATGGAGGTACTTGACAGAGACTGTAACTAATTTACTGAACAATTACCTATTAACTACGCCATCTAGGTTTAAAACGAGGTAACTTGTAGGAACTCTGTATGTGCGCATGCGCAGCTCTAAACTAACCTTCAAATTATGTACAGAAGAAACCTTCTTTACCACTGGTATTGTCATacatgtacatttttatactggGTGTTTCTGAAATAGTGGTCAAAATCTGGAAGTAGTTAGAacagttaatataatattgttaattgaaatataagcCCCTTAAAAATTGATAGGTGTGCACAAGTCACGATAACGAAGTAGCATTACCTAATTCACCATTAAAAGGCCCAACAAAAAGTCGTATTAGCGTCGTTATCGATCGGCGAAGAAAAGTTTCGTCCCGCGGCGAATTATCGAATTTCCCCCAacgttaataaatcaataaataagccGGAATTATGAACATTTCCATGTTTGCAGTATCATGTCGCCACTTCGGACTGCATTACGTACCCGACCGGCATTGgatccaatttaaattttacattttatgcaACAATAGAATTTCACGCTGCTAATTTTCCAGATTGAAAGGTTTGCATACggcatgaataaaatatttcggcGAATTGAAAGCTTGAGCTTTATCCAATTCATGCATCTTTGGATTAATTGGATTTGTGAAGTTTGGGGGctgattaaaaatgtaaaatattacatgGAATAATTCTTTTCTCTGAAGTAACTAAACTGTTTgtcacaattatattttatcgatTCATTTTTCCAATATAAAACAGTATTATTGTCAATTGTGTGctgattttgttattaatatttgtttataattaaataatttgtagtaAGTTATTcccaaataaatacatttatattaattatgacaAAACAAATAGCAAAttcatcataattattaatcaattaattatatgtaataattaaattataaatttaaaatattgattttatattaagtactatttaattttattttatggatgtataattgtataatttgaaataaatatctattagaaataaaatattactaaataacaattaataatctcttaatttaaatttaaaaacattatttgtaaattaattcccaattaaatatttcataatttattattttagtcctgtttatttaacatatactataaataaaaatattttccctgtctaatatttatttcaattttttattttaacatattatttgtttagtaTAATGTTCATTTGAATttctaatcaaaatttaaataatttatttcttgactttataaattaattttaaatattgttttatgttatatacttttattatagttgtttttattatattttcttttttcatattttttttataatgtacataattagaaaatgagtGGTTTtgttaatacatattaattttacttcaattaatgtttttttactctagaattaatattaattttatataactactatttatttaattaaattgaggaCTGCTAAACtacattatttctttatttattaaaataaattttatttataaattttcctatcctatacattttattttcagtttgtaaaatattttcttcattcttttcatcattttcaaacatatatgtatttaatttaatgtaatctattttaaataaactgactgattttgttaattttaaaaagtttgtaaacaatatttattttgtgtccttcaaaatttttaatattaaagtattttaaattagttttattctaaaatacatttttcttcaaaacttcttaaataaattatttttttattgttacttaGTATTATCATAGTTTTACatgattattaatatctataatattaatagtgtatataatatttttttgtatatattttttaaaaaataaacataattaaaagagtAGTTCTGATAatacatacattattttttttttaaataatcttatgGAGTAATTGGTAtcctcttattattttttgtgttacttacgtatttatattgtattattcacataaaaatattaataatgacaatGAACAGAAGTATAAGATGTTATGTAtacatttaaagaaaaaactatacaattaaaatttgttctgttaatatatacattaatatatgttaaataatttatgaaaaaatatataaaatcttatttattatttaaaaaatatatatgtatatccaattaaaaaagtcGTTCtcttaatatatacattattttatttcaaatagtttaaaagaatataaaaaaatcataaaattatttgaaataaaataatacactattatttgttattatttattatatttttgtatatatagaaCTGTAATATATACTCTGTCACATTAAAAACTTTGAgaggatataaaatattccataaaacTGTGTTGTTTTTTGTgcctcttaattttattataattttacatacacaaaatatgagaaataataaataataagaaaatatataatgagaaaaaataaataatatattatatatatatatatatatatattataacttcttaatgtttttagtattgtatagttttatatatttattttttaaaatatatacacaatAAAAAGTGTAGTTCTGTTTTATATacactattttatttcatataatttatgggttttttatatacttttattgtttttagtgtcactttttagtttttattgtaatttcacattcacaaaaatattaataatgacaataaaatataattatattattttaaaaaaatatatacataattaaaaaaatataccgtttatatatatatatatatatatatatatatatatatatatatatatatataatatatataattctatttcaaataatattatagaatattttatatcctcttttttttgatattatataaatttattataatattcaaaataaataataatatagtattatttttaaaaaatatatatacataattaaaagagtagttctgttaaaatatacattaatttatttcaaatacgttattatattttgcatacaaaatagttttaataatgacaataaaaataatgtaacatattatgtatatatttttgaaaaaattatacataattaaaaaattgttttgttaatatatacattaaattaattcaaataattttatgtagtttatgaatcaaagaaatatacacacatttttattttaaaaaaatatatatacataattaaaagagtagttctgttaaaatatacattaatttatttcaaatacgttattatattttgcatacaaaatagttttaataatgacaataaaaataatgtaacatattatgtatatatttttgaaaaaattatacataattaaaaaattgttttgttaatatatacattaaattaattcaaataattttatgtagtttatgaatcaaagaaatatacacacatttaaaaaaatatttttcttaatatatacataattttatttcaaataatattattgtatattttatatcctcttttttaatgttataaaaatttatacacatacatttatacatatagatttatataatataatattgtatgtatatatttgtttaaaaaatatacacaattaaaaatatgttaatatatacattattttatttcaagtaagtcgtttttagtattatataattttattatagttttacatacacataaatattaataataacaataaataataatattttgtctatattttaaaaatttatacaaaattaaaaaaattaattcatatgcattattattttattatatccttttattggaaataatataaatatttatgttaaaaaaattatttaaaaataaaattattgaattatacatatattttttttatttattaaaacaaattttattttttatataccaaatattttaattttaatttatgaaattatttctagATTACTTTTCACCTTCAAAAAgtgtttagtaaaaattaacataattttttttttgctattttaattagtttttaaatctttgaacgtttttaaaatatttttaaattacttggaTTATAATGTAGTTTAAAGAtaacttcattttaattattttttttttaattttattattcagaagTAATTTCAACATAACATGGCACGAAgtcgtaaaatttattttccactTACACCGACCTTgaatacacataaatatttaatgagacAAATCTACCACTCACCATTTTCATAAGCGACGCCCGGTCCCACCGGAATCCGCTCACCCAAAACCCCACACTGGcaggcaaaaaaaaaaatccgcgGACTTTTGGGCccagagaaaaaaattaattcgccAATCACCGTCTCCGTACTGTGTGATAGCAACACGTTCGCGCGAGTGTGCGGCGGCTCGCGGCGGCGGCTCGTGCTCCGTACGAAATCGGCGGCGGACTGCTGCACCAAAACAGAAGGAAAACCGTGGTCGGCGACGGCGGCGACGGCGGCGACGGAACGCATGCCCAAGCTCGATGCAGACTTTCCAACAACGTGGATGGCTTCCGTGGTTTTTGTCCTTTTTCCTTGACATCAACTAATGTAGGTTTATGTTAGGTCCAGGCAGAAGTAGGGAAAAGTTTTAACTtttgttataacttttaaataacctCTATTCACTGTtataatcaacaatattcTGTCAATGTTTTACAAGCAAATTTATCCctcgacaaaaaaaaaatgggggTCTTGGAACTGAAGAACACAACCACCTCAATTTTTACCTCCTCTTCAGGAATTAACcgttttttaactaaaaaattggacactaggcaaaatatataatagttttatgaAGTTATATCTGAAAAAGTTGATGGTTGAGAGAGAATTATCCATAAAACATGTTGAAACATCCTTTGACTCTCTaatgaagaatctgaagactTTATTTATTGACTAAAAAAACTCCCCCTGTGTAAGCTTTTCATGATCTTGATCAATGCACATCTTATTGACTGTTTCATTAATCATTTGATCTTTTGGTAGATTGTCAATTCGTAAATTTCCTTAAGACGT includes these proteins:
- the LOC109598846 gene encoding uncharacterized protein LOC109598846; the encoded protein is MDNLSDSSSSSSSTVGEDGGRYHILNLKFQLKKLGYTKSMSDDLAEVQYKIIKNLEEDLSKQADAIKKLEKKQRNMQRLRLKVKTLDYDRTLFSQYRNIANDIIDKRAQFNVLKKKVEALKVENAKWKDLVKNKLILEEQLNDLKSRLTKYKLIEKELFKLQCINMHYEHRLNEWCSVAREICSVTDSETIIPEQLKLALEKIQQRELALAAEKIELESNLKRVEFEARMAKLDQKKFQTLLAEFKSNTEEKEQVIAMIQRSLNIVTSERDGYKSLLDSEKFYFSCSAKSRQDIKNSRTEYVKRLETICEQYHVCIENMQKEIQTMYEAQAAKASPEMLMHEIENLKCENERLRERNETLTIQLENSLN